The Methanocella arvoryzae MRE50 genome includes a region encoding these proteins:
- a CDS encoding thioredoxin domain-containing protein yields MNRLGEADSSYLRRAADEPIDWYPWGDEAFDRAKAEDKPVLLSIGAVWCHWCHVMARETWHDRSTAAIINERFIPVKVDRDDRPDIDRTYQEAVQALTGNGGWPLTVFLTPDKQPFYGGTYFPDRPRHGLPAFRDVLTAIADLYTNDRGSVERIVNDLTQRFPFVSPLRQPVDPAYLEEVVKQMRSAHDTVSGGFGSSPKFPYSEALLFLLQYYESTGDRTAWEIVDNTLSHMAAGGVYDQVGGGFHRYSVDAGWKVPHFEKMLNDNALLLNAYLGAYQLSGNQYYRQVASEIVEFVFRDLRREPAGFASSIDADVHHEEGAYFVWEEQEIRDVLGDRADAFIKAYNVTRGGNFEPTKNVLYPTGETDKAQFAKEKKALLQARDKREKPYVDMSIHTSWTALMITSLARAYSVLGERRCLDYAVESASFIMDHMYRDGTLYRTYTDKPVYSGYLEDYSCMIEALLELYVVTQEAGWLDQAEKLLDDCEAKFFDREHGGYFFVQAEDRTPMMQDKPVTDFSVPGSNPQMAMNLIKLSNYRDKLEYMDRALALVEGFFDLCRQYPLGHGTYFAALDYYANPPEMVAIVGPEKEGRELVDLVNGRLIKKIVMLDHGQYRQRPAVFEGRKAENGRPTAYFCKDRKCILPLTDREDILEMLKRPRFGGDTNSGSS; encoded by the coding sequence ATGAACAGGCTTGGGGAAGCGGACAGCAGCTACCTGCGCAGGGCGGCGGATGAGCCGATCGACTGGTACCCGTGGGGAGACGAGGCCTTCGATCGGGCGAAAGCGGAAGACAAGCCGGTACTGCTCTCCATCGGGGCAGTGTGGTGCCACTGGTGCCACGTCATGGCCCGGGAGACGTGGCATGACCGGAGCACGGCGGCGATCATCAACGAGCGATTCATCCCGGTGAAGGTGGACCGGGACGACCGGCCCGATATCGACCGCACTTACCAGGAGGCAGTACAGGCGCTCACCGGCAACGGCGGCTGGCCCCTCACCGTCTTCCTCACCCCGGACAAACAGCCATTTTATGGCGGCACCTACTTCCCCGACAGGCCCAGGCATGGGTTGCCCGCATTCAGGGATGTGCTCACAGCCATCGCCGACCTGTACACCAACGACCGGGGCAGCGTCGAGCGGATCGTGAACGACCTCACCCAGCGCTTCCCGTTTGTGTCCCCGCTGCGGCAGCCCGTCGATCCCGCCTACCTCGAAGAAGTGGTAAAGCAAATGCGGTCAGCCCACGACACCGTCAGCGGCGGCTTCGGCTCCTCACCCAAGTTCCCGTACTCAGAGGCGCTGCTGTTTTTATTACAGTACTACGAGTCCACGGGAGACAGGACCGCGTGGGAGATCGTCGACAACACCCTCAGCCACATGGCGGCAGGCGGCGTCTACGACCAGGTAGGGGGCGGGTTTCACCGGTATTCGGTCGACGCCGGGTGGAAAGTGCCCCACTTCGAGAAGATGCTCAACGATAACGCGCTGCTGCTGAACGCCTACCTCGGGGCATACCAGCTCTCCGGCAACCAGTATTACAGGCAGGTCGCCTCGGAGATCGTCGAATTCGTCTTCCGGGACTTAAGGAGAGAGCCGGCAGGGTTCGCCTCCAGCATCGACGCAGACGTGCATCACGAGGAGGGCGCCTACTTCGTGTGGGAAGAGCAGGAGATCAGAGACGTCCTCGGAGACAGGGCGGACGCCTTCATCAAGGCGTACAACGTGACGAGAGGCGGCAACTTCGAGCCCACGAAGAACGTGCTCTACCCGACAGGCGAGACGGATAAGGCGCAGTTTGCGAAGGAAAAGAAGGCGCTGCTCCAGGCCAGGGATAAGAGGGAAAAGCCGTATGTCGACATGTCCATCCACACCAGCTGGACGGCGCTGATGATCACCTCGCTGGCCCGGGCCTATTCAGTCTTAGGCGAGCGCCGGTGCCTGGACTACGCCGTGGAGTCTGCCAGCTTCATCATGGATCATATGTACAGGGACGGCACGCTGTACCGGACCTACACGGACAAGCCGGTGTACAGCGGCTACCTGGAGGACTACTCATGCATGATCGAGGCGCTGCTGGAGCTATATGTAGTCACACAGGAGGCGGGCTGGCTCGACCAGGCAGAAAAACTGCTGGACGATTGCGAGGCGAAGTTCTTTGACCGGGAGCACGGCGGCTACTTCTTCGTGCAGGCGGAAGACCGGACGCCCATGATGCAGGACAAGCCGGTGACAGACTTCTCCGTCCCGGGCAGCAATCCCCAGATGGCGATGAACCTGATCAAATTATCCAATTACCGGGATAAGCTGGAGTACATGGACCGGGCGCTCGCCCTGGTGGAGGGCTTCTTCGACCTGTGCCGGCAGTACCCGCTCGGGCACGGCACGTACTTCGCGGCGCTGGACTACTACGCTAACCCGCCGGAGATGGTCGCCATCGTGGGCCCGGAGAAAGAGGGAAGGGAGCTGGTAGATCTGGTGAACGGCAGGCTGATCAAGAAGATCGTGATGCTCGACCACGGGCAGTACAGGCAGCGGCCGGCAGTATTCGAGGGCAGAAAGGCAGAAAATGGCAGGCCTACTGCGTACTTCTGCAAAGACCGGAAGTGCATCCTGCCGCTGACCGATCGAGAGGACATTCTGGAGATGCTGAAACGGCCCCGGTTCGGGGGAGACACAAATTCAGGATCATCATAG
- the aroD gene encoding type I 3-dehydroquinate dehydratase, with product MDFPPKVVASVTSKDDAKEAIALGADVVEVRVDLVGGDGPGLVESIYYDIGCPIIVTIRPKFEGGEFDGTDAERVQLFKKLTPYADFADFELRAKNLDELLTTITGTDAVPIVSYHDFDRTPSNEEMLSIINRSVEKGAIGKLAVMPKDMTDVLRLLEITLKSKRPVCTISMGSLGQHSRLVAPVYGSLLTYGYVRRPVAPGQIRVDQLLEGLRILGLR from the coding sequence ATGGACTTTCCCCCTAAAGTGGTGGCATCGGTAACTAGCAAGGATGACGCAAAAGAAGCGATTGCACTGGGCGCGGACGTCGTAGAAGTCCGGGTCGACCTGGTCGGAGGCGACGGCCCGGGACTCGTCGAAAGCATCTACTATGACATCGGCTGCCCGATCATCGTCACCATCCGCCCGAAGTTCGAGGGCGGGGAATTCGACGGCACAGACGCAGAGCGGGTGCAACTATTTAAAAAACTGACCCCTTACGCTGATTTTGCAGATTTCGAACTCCGTGCAAAGAACCTGGACGAGCTGCTCACTACTATAACGGGCACCGACGCTGTGCCCATCGTCTCTTACCACGACTTCGATCGCACGCCTTCGAACGAAGAGATGCTCTCCATCATCAACCGCTCCGTAGAAAAGGGCGCCATCGGCAAGCTGGCGGTGATGCCAAAAGACATGACCGACGTGCTGCGGCTTTTAGAAATCACCTTAAAATCAAAGCGCCCAGTATGCACCATCTCCATGGGCAGCCTCGGCCAGCACTCCAGACTCGTAGCCCCCGTATACGGCTCACTCCTGACCTACGGCTATGTGAGGCGGCCCGTCGCCCCGGGGCAGATCCGGGTAGATCAACTCCTCGAAGGGCTCAGGATCCTCGGGCTGAGGTAA
- a CDS encoding dihydropteroate synthase-like protein has translation MRVLLVTGRLAYPVVKEAAASASTVAVDVIMADVGVAAFVTPKLLEPLIADKKDDYDLILVTGLCGSDFSKLEEKLGVKIRLGPKHAYDIPLALKYADKIEFSHKISACQLLSDVKRDSALKDFERIEADAEPAFMLKGVKVGGGSTMKVMAEVVDATRLSDVDLIRKIDSYASADIIDLGIPLESSPDAVRHAVKVARSATFKPISVDTLIPEYLEAGIEAGANLILSLEGSNMERIAPLVAKKDIPVVVIPDDESLGSLIRNVERARELGVKHILADPVLSPIGHGVAEAVCRYRDFHRLYPDVPIFFGAGNVTELMDADSIGVNAMLAGIAMEVGASVLFTTEASQKSAGGAEELKKACMMMALAKHRKGSPKDLGIDLLVIKEKRPRRDIVEPGTLVEAKKHKIQLDPRGSFNIWIDGGRIYAKNGDITVVGTDAESILHTIVDRGLVSLLDHAGYLQAELKKAELAIRFHRTYLQDDKF, from the coding sequence ATGCGTGTATTGCTGGTCACCGGAAGGCTTGCCTACCCCGTGGTGAAAGAGGCTGCGGCATCTGCCAGTACAGTTGCTGTCGATGTAATCATGGCCGACGTGGGAGTCGCCGCCTTCGTGACGCCTAAGCTGCTCGAGCCTTTGATTGCCGATAAAAAGGACGACTACGACCTCATCTTAGTGACGGGCCTGTGTGGCTCCGACTTTTCTAAGCTGGAGGAGAAGCTGGGCGTCAAAATCAGGCTCGGCCCCAAGCACGCCTATGACATTCCCCTGGCCCTAAAATATGCGGACAAGATCGAGTTCTCCCACAAGATATCCGCCTGCCAGCTGCTCTCGGACGTCAAGCGGGATTCCGCCCTCAAGGATTTCGAGCGCATAGAGGCAGACGCTGAGCCGGCCTTCATGCTGAAGGGCGTCAAGGTCGGGGGAGGATCGACCATGAAGGTCATGGCCGAAGTGGTGGACGCCACCCGGCTGTCGGACGTGGACCTCATCAGGAAGATCGACTCCTACGCCTCGGCCGACATCATCGACCTCGGCATCCCACTGGAGTCCAGCCCGGACGCGGTCAGGCACGCGGTCAAGGTCGCCAGGTCAGCGACCTTCAAGCCGATCAGCGTGGACACCCTCATCCCCGAGTACCTCGAGGCCGGCATCGAAGCGGGCGCAAACCTGATCCTGAGCCTGGAAGGCTCCAACATGGAGAGGATTGCTCCGCTGGTAGCGAAGAAGGACATACCCGTAGTAGTCATCCCGGACGACGAGTCCCTCGGCAGCCTCATCCGGAACGTCGAGCGGGCGAGAGAGCTGGGTGTCAAGCATATACTCGCCGATCCCGTACTCTCCCCGATAGGACACGGCGTGGCAGAGGCGGTCTGCCGGTACCGGGACTTCCATAGGCTCTACCCCGACGTGCCCATCTTCTTCGGCGCGGGCAACGTGACCGAGCTCATGGACGCAGATTCCATCGGCGTCAACGCCATGCTCGCCGGCATAGCCATGGAAGTGGGCGCCAGCGTGCTCTTCACCACCGAGGCCAGCCAGAAATCGGCTGGCGGAGCGGAAGAGCTGAAGAAAGCCTGCATGATGATGGCGCTGGCGAAGCACCGCAAAGGCTCGCCCAAAGACCTCGGAATCGACCTTTTAGTCATCAAGGAAAAGCGCCCCCGCCGGGACATCGTCGAGCCGGGCACGCTCGTAGAGGCGAAGAAACACAAGATCCAGCTCGACCCCAGAGGCAGCTTCAACATCTGGATCGACGGCGGCAGGATCTACGCCAAAAACGGCGATATCACTGTCGTCGGTACGGACGCCGAATCCATCCTGCACACCATCGTCGATCGTGGGCTTGTTTCCCTGCTCGATCACGCCGGATATTTACAGGCTGAGTTAAAGAAGGCCGAGCTGGCGATACGGTTCCATCGCACGTACCTCCAGGATGATAAGTTCTAA
- a CDS encoding PHP domain-containing protein has translation MLRFDLHVHSNYSPDGHSSVEEILKAAKARGLDGVAITDHDTTAGGRYALEVVDKVAPGLIVIPGVEISTKAGHLIVLGITEDIPKGMSVKDTIHAARKLGGTIVVPHPDQRMRHGMRIPHDVDAAEVYNSRYLLGLHNFMAGRRVSRRKMSAVAGSDAHSAEMVGNAVTEIDADRNMESVLRGIREGRTRIEVRKTPVRVYLYQIGRGWVRKIRKFARL, from the coding sequence ATGCTACGCTTTGATCTCCACGTCCACTCGAACTATTCTCCGGACGGCCACAGCAGCGTTGAAGAAATCCTGAAAGCGGCGAAAGCCAGGGGCCTGGACGGCGTCGCCATCACCGATCACGACACCACGGCGGGCGGCAGGTATGCGCTGGAGGTCGTGGATAAGGTGGCGCCAGGGCTCATAGTGATCCCGGGAGTGGAGATATCGACGAAGGCGGGGCACCTGATCGTGCTGGGCATCACCGAGGACATCCCGAAGGGCATGTCGGTCAAGGATACGATCCACGCCGCCCGAAAGCTCGGCGGCACCATTGTCGTCCCCCACCCCGACCAGCGGATGCGGCACGGCATGCGCATCCCCCATGACGTCGATGCGGCCGAGGTGTATAACTCCCGGTATCTGCTGGGCCTGCATAACTTTATGGCAGGGCGAAGGGTCAGCCGGCGCAAGATGTCGGCCGTCGCCGGCAGCGACGCCCACTCGGCGGAGATGGTGGGCAACGCCGTCACCGAGATCGATGCGGACCGGAATATGGAGAGCGTCCTGAGAGGAATACGGGAGGGGAGGACCCGTATAGAGGTGCGGAAGACGCCCGTGAGGGTTTACCTGTACCAGATAGGCCGGGGCTGGGTCCGGAAGATCCGGAAGTTCGCCCGCCTCTGA
- a CDS encoding Lrp/AsnC family transcriptional regulator: MPMDKTDYIILEKLSRDSRTHCTEIAGDLGVATSTVHKRVNQLFNEGIIEQFTIVLNPDKSGGNMTTFIGINVEAEKKDEVVRVLKSIDNVLEVYELLEPYDIFIKARTQDIRELKEKVLKVINGTSGVLSTSSILTTRRHKENTCVIPRKE; encoded by the coding sequence ATGCCGATGGATAAAACGGACTACATTATTCTCGAAAAGCTATCGAGAGACAGCCGCACTCACTGTACGGAGATCGCCGGAGATCTGGGCGTGGCCACCTCGACCGTGCACAAGCGGGTCAACCAGCTGTTCAACGAAGGGATCATCGAGCAGTTCACCATCGTCCTGAACCCGGACAAGTCGGGCGGCAACATGACCACGTTCATAGGCATCAACGTGGAGGCCGAAAAGAAGGACGAGGTGGTCAGGGTCCTCAAGTCCATCGACAACGTGCTCGAGGTGTACGAGCTGCTGGAGCCCTACGACATCTTCATCAAGGCCCGGACCCAGGACATCCGGGAGCTCAAGGAGAAGGTGCTCAAAGTCATCAACGGCACCAGCGGAGTCCTCAGCACCAGCAGCATCCTGACGACCAGGAGGCACAAGGAGAACACATGCGTCATACCGAGGAAGGAGTGA